The region TCTTCTTCTGCAGCTCTGTAATACCGGCTTCCATCTCTGCGATCTCCTGGTTTAAACGATCCAGCACCGGTCTTGTGAAATTAATTGCCATTCGGGCACCTCTTACTTTTCTTAAAATATAATAAGCAGTCAGGATATCATTGTACTATAAGCGCCAGGTATATGCGAGATGTGGAAGAAGACCCATGGAGTGCGCTCCGCGGGTCTTCTTCTATATGCAGCCTATGAATTAGCAAAGCATCAGGCGCTCTCCTTAGATTTCCTCGGCGACAACAGCTGGCTGCTTCAGGGCCGGTTCCTTGGCCTGACCCACCTGCTTAATGAAGAAGGAGAGGAAGAGCCCGATAATCCCGATGCCCACGATAACCAGATAGGAATCGTTGATGCCCTGGATGGAAGCCTCCATTATCATATGCTGCTGAGTCTCGCCGGCAGTTCCGCCGCTGGACATAATATCCTGGAAGTGAGTGGCGGTACGGCTGGTCATCACGGTGACCAGCAGAGAAGTGCCTACTGCGCCGGCAACCTGTCTTACGGTATTGGAGATCGCTGTGCCATGTGAATTCAGCCTGGAGGGCAGTTGATTCAGCCCGAGGGTCTGAATAGGCATCAGCAACAGGGCCATGCCAATCCGGCGGCCGGTAGACATCAGCATCAGATAACCGTAGCTTGTCGAGTCTGTAAGATTCACGAAGCTGAGCGTAGTCAGAATCGTGATCGTCAGGCCGATAATGGCGAGCCATTTCGCTCCGAAGCGGTCGAACAGCTTACCGGTGACTGGCATCAGTGCGCCCATAATGACTGCGCCGGGCAACAGCAGCAGGCCGGACTCCATAGCGGTGAAGCCGCGGGCATTCTGCAGATAGAGCGGCAGCAGCATCATATCCGCATACATCACAATCGTAACCGCCACACTGATAACGGTGGTCAAGGAGAACATATTATATTGGAAGGCCCGCAGATCCAGCAGCGGGCTCCCGGAAGTGAGCTGCTTCCATATGAATAATCCAAGCGATATAGCGCCTGCGGCCAGCGACAATAACACCTCTGCACTGGACCAGCCAGCACTGGCTGCCCGGCTGAAGCCGTAGAGCAGGGTACCGAATCCAATGGTCGACAGGATCACGCTGGTGATGTCGATTTTGGGAAAAGAACGCTCAGCCACATTTTTCAGATAAATAAAACCGCATACGATGACTATAACCGTGAGCGGAAGCATGCCGTAGAACATCATCTCCCATGAATAACGTTCCATAATATATCCAGCCAGAGTAGGGCCAATGGCTGGGGCAAAGATAATGGCCAGCCCGACCATCCCCATGGCGGCGCCTCTTTTTTCACGCGGGAAGAGGGTCAAAATAACCTGGGTAAGCAGCGGCATAATAATGCCGGCACCGGCAGCCTGAATCATCCGTCCGGTAAGCAGCACCGGGAAGCTGCCTGCGAGCGCCGATACAAGGGTACCCGTGAAGAAAATAAACATCGAGGTCTGGAACAGCTCCCGTGTAGTGAAGCGCTGCATCAGATAGGCCGTAATGGGAATCAGTACACCGTTAACCAGCATATAGCCGGTAGTGAGCCACTGGGCCGTGGCCGCTGTAATATTGAAGTCATGCATAAGCTCCGGTGTAGCCACGCTCATGATGGTCTGATTCAGCGTAGCCAGAAAGGCACCGAGAATCATTACGAAAAGAATAGGTCCCTTGGAAATGGACGGAACTTCTTGGCTTGCTGTCTTGTTACTCACTATTCTCCATCCTTTCAAACCGCCAACTCATGGACTAAATTTACAATGTGTCGTATAGTTTACAATGTATAAAGTAGATTATAAATGAAAATTTCATGTAATCAAGCAACGATTTCCGGGAAAATGTAATTTAGTTGACACTTAGAGGATATGTGTAGTGTATGTGGTTGAAAAACGACACTTTAGACTGAAATTGTAGCCTGCCCTTAGACGGCAGCAGATTGGAGAGACCAGAAATGACAAATCCGGCCCAGCGGACAGATCCGCGCGTTCTTCGTACACGCCAATTCCTCAAAGAGGCTCTGATTGAACTGATGGAAGAGATGAGCATTGAGAAAATCACCGTCAACCGCCTTGCACAGCGGGCCCAAATTAACCGTGTGACCTTCTATCTGCATTACCGGGATATTCCGGATATGCTGGAGAAAATGGCGGATGATATGGCTGAGGAGGTTCTGGAGGTGGTGAGAGCGGATACGGACTTTACGGAAGCTGCACAAGAAGAGAAGTGGCCGATGCTGGAGCACCTGCTTGTGCATATTGCCGAGAACGCCAAATTCTACAAAATCGTACTTACGTCGCGCAAGAGTACGATATTTACCGACCGGCTTTTTAAACTGATGGCAGACATTATTTCTGCACGGGTGGAGAGCAGGGTTACCGCGCATGAGGCTTCGGAACCAACGGTGCAGAAGGATATCGCTGTGTGGTACGGCTCGGCGGCCCTCATTGGTACCATCATCGCCTGGCTTCGGGAGGACATGCCGTATACACCGCAGTATCTGGCGAAACAGATTACTTCACTGCGGGCGAATTAATTGCCCGATGCATTCCTTCTTGATGGATTCATAGGTCCAAGAGCAGCCAATCCCTCCCGCATATAAATAGTAGGGACTACTATATATTCTGAAGCTATTTTTGATGGGATGGGGTGGTACGGGATGAGGAGAAAGGCAGGACCGGCACGGAAGCGGGTGCTTCGCGCCAAGCGGCAGGCTGTTCCCGGAGTGAAGCGCAGAATCAAGGCACAGACGGTTGAATTTGCGGTGTTTGGTGACAGTCATGTGGGATATGGTAACAGCTTGAGCATCTTTAAGAGTCTTTTGCCTAAGGCGGTGAGCAACGGGAACAAACGGTTTATCATCTTCGGGGGAGATAATACCCAGGCGGGAGCGGATCACGGGAATAACGCTAACGCCTACTATAAGGACTTCAAGGATACAGTGACTGCCACGCTGGGAAGCATCCCTTACAAGGCCTCTATAGGGAACTGGGAAGCCAGTACCCGGTCCTTGTTCACGCAGTATTTAGGGGCGGTGGCCGGACAGATGAATTTCCCGGGAACGCAGGGCAAGGTGAGATATGTGTGGCTGGATTGTGCGCTGGGCCAGTTCACACCGGCAAGCCTCAATCTGCTGCGTAATCTGGATGACAGGTATTTCTATATTATTGATTTCCACTGGCCGCTCCGGGTGCAGGGCATTACGGTGGATTCCAGCCATGTGCTCAGCGCGGCCGAGACCTCCAAGTTCTTCACGGCCATTCCGGCAAAAGCCAGAGAGAAGGTGCTGGCGATCTTCACTCATCATGGTCACAAATTCTACCGGAAGCTGAACAACATCTATCCCGGCTACACCAGAACCAAATTCTTCGTCACCGGATGCTCCGGGGACTACAAATGCAAGCCCGGCGGGAACATGGGGTACTATAATGCTACATTAACCAGCAGCGGGTCAGGCTACAAAGTCGAGGCTTTTATCGCGCACTGAGGGGCTAAGTGAATGAGGCATAGCGGCGGGAGAGTGTCGTGAAGACATTCTCTTTGTTTTTGGGCAGACGTCCTGAAGGAGAACTTGACAGCCCTTTCACAGGTTGGGTATGGTTGTCTGGTCAGCAGATAAAGGAGGCAGAACAGAATGTCAGGATTACTTGGAAATCACTTCATGACACAGATTGGGATTCTGGTTCACGATATCGAGAAGGTGAGTCAGGCGTATGCAGACTTTTTCGGACTGGACAAGCCTCAGATCAGCATCACGGACACAGCCGATATTGCCCGGACGGAGTATAACGGCAGAGGACAGGGGCGCGGGCGAAGCTTGCATTTTTTGACATGGGGTCCTTGCAGCTAGAATTGATTGAACCGGATCATGAGCCGAGCACCTGGCGGGATTACCTGAATGAGCACGGGGAAGGGGTTCACCATATTGCGTTCGTGGTAGAAGGTATGAAGGAGAAGATTATGCTGCTTGAAGGCAAGGGATTTCCGCTTCAGCAGAAGGGTGAATATACCGGCGGACGGTATGCTTATATGGATACGTTCAAGGAATTGAAGGTAGTGCTGGAATTGCTGGAGAATGACAAATAGACTTCAGACGGGAGGAATTATAGAATGAATATTCTAATTACAGGGGCGGGACGCGGACTGGGCCTTGAGCTGGCAGCAGCTGCGCTGGAGCGTGGACATGCTGTTATTGCGGGAGTGCGGGATCTGACGCGCGGGCAGGCAGCATTAGCTGATCTGGCGGCAGTACACGGGGACAAGCTGACTCTTGTGACGCTTGATGTGACGGATGAGGCCGGAATCGCGGCGCTTGCTGCCAGCCTGACAGAGCAGGCCCGGACACTCGGCGTTATCATCAATAATGCCGCAGTGCTGAATGCCACGGACACCGCACTTGAAGCGCTGGATATGGAAGAGATGCAGCGTGCCATGGATATCAATCTGTACGGGCCGATGCGGGTGGTTAAGCACCTCCTGCCGCTGCTGACCGATCCGGATGCTTCAATCATCAATATCTCATCAGAGGCAGGCAGTATCACCAATGCTTACCCGGGCAGCTATCCGTATACGATCTCCAAGACCGCACTAAATATGTTCACGCAGAAGCTCCATGTCACGCTGAAGGACCGCGGCATCCATGTGCTCAGCGTCCATCCCGGCTGGATGCCTACCGATATGGGCGGAGCTAAGGCACCGCTTCACCCGCGCACCAGTGCCGAGGGCATTCTGGACCTGATCGGGCAGAGAGCCGAGCCGTCCGGCCACTTCAGATTCGTGGATTACACGGGTAAGGATATGGAGATTTAACTATACAGCATTAGGTTTAGAACTGTAAGGATGAACCTTAGGGGTGTTAAAGTCTGAGCATGAACATCGAGCTACTATTAGGCTGATACTGTACCCGTTACCGAATTCTGCTCTTACATTCAAGTAACTGATTGTACTTCCTGCAATAGTAAACGCATATCCGATAATGATCATATTCACAATATTAAATCTAATGCTCTATTACTATACACAGCACTTCACCTGTTAAGAGGCGAGCGGAGCTGTGATTTTCTCGTCCGGAGAGCGGCGGGGCCAGAGCAGCAGTCCCAGTGAGCAGACTACCAGAACTACGCAGAGCAGGTAGGAATGGCGGTATCCTAACCACTGGGCTGCAGCTCCTCCCGCCAGGCTTCCGGCCAGTCTGCCGATAGTTGTAGCGTTGGTATACAGGGTGGAGGCATAGCCGGGAAGGTCCGGCAGCAGATCCTGAATATAGCTGATGCCAATCGCAGAAATTACAGCGACAAAAAAAGCGAGCAGCACCTGTCCGGCGATGAGCTGCCACAGCTCACCTACTCCGATCACCAGTGCATAGTAGATTCCCCCCATTGCCATTCCCCAGCCCAGCAGCACCTTGCTGTCGTATTTGGCTGACAGCAGCCCCAGCACCAGCATGAACGGAATTTCCATTAACGCGCAGATACTGGCTACCGAAGCTACATTCTGTGTAGTGCCTCCCAGCGTATTGACAATGAACAGGGAGATATTCAGATTATTGGCCCAGTGTCCGGTATAGAGCAGGGTCAGGATAAGAAAAGGAACCAGTACCCTGGCGCTGCGTTGGCGTCCGGCATGCGGTTGGACACGCCGCTCGGGCTGCTGCTTAGCGGCTGAAGGCCGTACGAAGCTGAACACCAGCAGGGCGTTGATCAGGAAGATCAGTGTCGTCGTTGAGAAGATTCCCTGAAATCCGAAGCGGCTCAGGAGCGCGGCTCCAACCAGCGGACCGCTGATGAAGCCAAGGGAGAACATCGAGCGCAGGGCCGAGTTAGCCAAGGCATGATCAGGAGAGCTGCTGGCGTTCACAGCTTCTCTGGCACTGGCGAATAATTGCGGCATCGCCGGGGCGCCTAATGCGGTGAATATGGTCATATAGGCCAGCAGCGCGTAGAAGTCATGAATGAATATGTATCCGGCAAAAGCAACCGCGTTGAACATCATACAGATCACCATCAGCCTGCGGCGGTTCAGCCCGGCGTCGGAGCGTTTGGCGATGAACATGCTTAAGGCTACCCCGCTAAGGAGGGTCACCGCTGTAAATATTCCGAAGGTTCCGGCACTGACGCCGAGTTCTTCTGTGAAGTAGACCGCCAGGAATGGAGCGCTGATAGAGATGGCCATTCCCTGGAACAGCATGCAGAGCAGGAATATAGGATAGGTTGGAATGAGGAGCAGAGCATAGGTTCTTTTGAGCATAGAGTGTGTGGACTTCCTTTCCGCATCGCTTGTAGTCTTATCTTTGGTTTAATTATAGTATAACGTCAATAGCATAGGATGTGTCTGATTAGCATCTAACCAATACGGAATCCCTAATAATGAACTGGTTTTTGGGCCAATTGTGCTGGTGTTATTGTCAGGGAAGATATTCTAAGATGGAGAGGATAGGACAGCCGGACTGTGCGGAGGCAAGAGGACGCTGGGCTTGGCTGGAGATGAAACCGTTATCATGAAGAATAAAGGAGAGATTACATATGGACGCTGCTGCGTATCCTTTTAGACAAATTGAATTGCCATTAGATGAACGTGTTCAGGATCTGCTCTCCCGGCTGACGCTTGCAGAGAAGGTCAGTCTGATGCCGCAATATCAGGCAGCCATTGAACGGCTGGGTGTAGGCGGTTACAAGCATGGGACGGAGGGTGCGCACGGGATTTCCTGGCTGGGCAAAGCCACCTCGTTCCCGCAGCCAAGCGGGCTCGCCTGTACCTGGAACCCGGCGCTGCTGCAAGAAATCGGTTCGGCAATCGGGGATGAGGCCAGAGCCTTTTACCGCAAGAATCCCACTATTAACGGCTTGACTCTGTGGGCACCGACAGTAGATATGGAACGGGACCCGCGCTGGGGGAGAACAGAGGAGGCCTACGGGGAAGACCCTGAGCTGACAGGCCGGCTGAGTACAGCGCTTGTCCAGGGAATTCAGGGGGATCATCCGGTGTATCTGAAAGCGGTAGCGACCCTGAAGCATTTCCTCGGCAACAATAATGAGATTGACCGGGGCGTGGCTTCGTCCAGCATTGACCCGCGCAATATGCGCGAATATTACCTCGAAGCCTTCAAGCCTGCCTTCAAGGAAGGCGGTGCACAATCCATGATGACCGCCTACAATTCCGTGAACGGTGTGCCGGTTATCCTCCATCCGGCGGTGATGGAGATTGTGAAGGGCGAATGGGAGATGGACGGCTTCATTGTCAGCGATGCCGGAGACCTGTTCGGCATTGTGAAGGACCATAAGTATTATGAGTCCTTCGCCCAGTCTATGGCGGAATCTATTAAGAATGGCATTGACAGTGTGACCGAAGAGACGGAGGAGACCATTAAGGTTATTCACGATGCGATCCGTGAAGGGCTGCTGACTGAGGCAGATCTGGACCGCGCACTGGCGAACACCTTCCGTATCCGCTTCCGGCTCGGTGAGTTCGACCCGGAGGAAGGAAATCCGTACACGAAGATAGACGACTCGGCGATTCTCAGCAAAGCGCATGGCGAGTTGTCACTCGAAGCCGCGAAGGAATCCATTGTGCTGCTGAAGAATGACAACGCAGCCCTTCCGCTGAATGCAGCCGCGCTCTCCAAGGTGGCTGTAATCGGCCCGCTGGGAGACGAAGCGTTCAGAGACTGGTATTCCGGTACGCTGCCGTATGCTGTGACCCCTTTGCAGGGAATCATCAAGAAGCTCACAGGCAAGCAGGTCACCTTCGAGAGCGGGGATGACCGGATCATTCTGACCTCCGCTGCCAGCGGACAAGCCGTGGGGTTTACGGGGGAAGACGGACGGCTCGCAGTGTTGCATGATCTGCCGGAGCGCGGGGAGCTGTTCCGCCATACGGCATGGGGCTGGACCGCTCATACCCTTGAATCTGCCAGCCGGGGACAATATGTTACCCTGACAGATGCCGGTACACTGACTGCTTCCGCGGATGAAATCTATGGCTGGTATGTGAAGGAATCACTGAACCTGGTTGAAGAAGGCGAAGGCGGTGTCAGCTTGCGTACCTGGAATGATCAGCCGGTTGCCGTCAGTGCCGGAGACGGAACCCTCCGTGTCTCGGAAGGGGAGCCCTCCTCCGAAGCACGGATCTTCCATAAGCAACTGGTAGTGAATGGCGTAGAAGCAGCCGTTGAAGCGGCCCGTGCCGCTGAGGTTGCCGTCGTATTCGTCGGTAACCATCCGCTCTTGAACGGTAAGGAGGAGATTGACCGGCCGGATATTGTACTGCCCGCAGAGCAGGAGAATCTGGTCAAGGCCGTGTATGCCGCCAACCCGAACACCGTCGTGGTGATCGTCGGCAGCTACCCGATTTCTTCTACCTGGATCGACGAGCATATTCCGGCCGTGCTGTACACTTCGCATAGCGGACAGGAGCTGGGCCATGCCGTTGCAGATGTCCTATTCGGGGATTACAGCCCGTCGGGCAAACTGAATATGACCTGGTACCGCAGCGTCAGCCAACTGCCGGAATTCATGGACTACGATATTATCAAAGGCAAAAGAACCTACATGTACTTCGACGGTGAGCCGCTCTACCCATTCGGTCACGGTCTGAGCTACGCGCAGGTGAATTATAATAAGCTGTCGCTGGCAGCGGAGGAAGTCCAGCAGGACGGTAATATCAGTCTGACCGTAGAGCTTGAGAACAGCGGCAGCGTTGACGGTGACGAGGTAGTCCAGCTGTATGTCCAGTGCTTGTCCACACGGATCAAGCGGCCGCTTAAGCAGCTGAAGAGGTTTGTTAAAATCCGGCTGGCTGCCGGACAGAAGCAGACGGTCACCTTCACCTTACCCGCCGCTGAGCTCTCCTTCTGGGACGTCAGCCGCGAACAGTACTGTGTGGAGGATGGGGAATACCGGGTAATGGCAGGCCGTTCCTCAGGAGATATCCGGCTGTCCGCCACCATCAGGGTGCATGGCGAGACCGTTCCGCCGCGTGAGCTGTATTCGCAGGTTAAGGCTGAGAATTACGATGATTACGATAGCGTCTTCCTCGATGAATGCAAGGCTGGCGGCGCTGCGGTGCATCCGGTGAAGGACGGGGCATGGATCGCTTTCCATAATGTCCGGTTTGCAGAGGGTGCAACAGGCATTGAGATGTTGGTATCTTCCGCCTTGGGAGGCGTGGTTGAAGTCCGGACCGGCAGCCCGTCCGGCAAGCTGGCAGCTACACTTGCTGTTGCGTCCGGCGGCGTCCAGCAGTGGCACAGCCACTCGGCTATAGCGGACATAGACGCCGGAACCACAGATGTGTATCTTGTGTTGCGGGGTGAGGTTCTGCTCAGCCGCATTCAGTTTATGGTGTAACAAGAAGCTAACAGAGCAGCGTTTCTCCTGTAACAGGAGAAGCGCTGCTCTGCTGTGTATCCGGGCCCCGGATCAGTCTAGCTTAATTCATCCGTCACATCTGACCAGGTGAAATAATCAGGCAGCTGCTGCATGCCCCAATAATCCAGCAGCAGCCGGATCACGCTGACCCGGTCCGTCATCAGCCGGGAGAAATGCCTGAAGGACCCGTCTGGATAACCGAGGCGCAATTCAACGACGATGCTGTGAGGAGTATGGCGGACAGGGGCGGCCTGCATATAAAGACTTCCCTCTACCGGCACACTGGGATCAATGACGATGAAATCATCCGGATCGTCCGCGAAGCCGTTCACGATATCGGTGATAAGCGAGGCTTCAATGGCGTAGTTTGCATAGGTTTCATATTGGGTGCTGATTGTATAAGTGACATTGCTGCTGTTATCTGTGCCGGAGTTTACCGTTTCCATGTTTTATTTTCCTCCTCTTAATACGAACTCAAAGACGAAGCTCCGCCAGACAAACCCTGCGCCTTGCGGAACGCGGAGGGAGACATGCCGCTCTGCTTATTGAAGATGCGGTTGAACTGGGAGAAGCTGTTGAAGCCGCATTGTCCGGCGATGTCGGAGATCTTGTGCCGGGTGTGGAGCAGGAGCTGCTGGGCTTTGCGGACGCGGGTCATTTGGATGTACTCGGTCAGGGTAAAGCCGGTGACGGTTCTGAACTGGTGCGATAAATAATAAGGGCTAATATAGAACTCCTTGGAGATTGTATCCAGGGACAGCTCGCTGCCGTAATGGCTGTGAATATGGGCGGTGATTGAATAGATTTTTTGCATCATCGCGTTGCCGATCTCCTCCAGCACGTATGCATTCTTGTCATTCTGCTGGGACAGACTGCATAGGAACTGCTGGAACAGACTGTGAATCAGCACAGGGTTCAGCGGTGAAGCGCTGCGGGAACAGTTGAAAATAGCATTGAGCGGCTCGAACACGGCACTGCGCGGGCCTCCGGTGAACCGGTAGATCGGAACCTCCTCGGAGAACGGCTGCAGCATAGCATTGTAAGCGGTCTCAAATCCGGGCATATTCCTGGGCAGGTTGAAGTTGATAATCAGCCGCTTATGCGGCGGGCCTGCGGGATACTGGGTCATATGCAGCCGGTACGGGGCAAGCAGAACAATGTCATATTGCTGCAGGGCATGTACATTACCTTCAATAATATGAGTAGCGCTGGAATCCAGCAGAATATGAATCTCATAAAAGTCATGATCGTGCTGAAACTCCATATTGATATCGTGAGAGCGCTGATCGTAGTCAAAATAGTAAAAGAGCGGATCAGCCGGGGTATTGATTCGGATGCTATATCCTTGTTCGTATAACAGGTCGCTGTCAAGCATAGCCTCTCTCCTCACCGTTGCCTTTTTACTAAAGAAGCCTAAGCCGTTTCCACCTGTATATTATAGGCCCGAAAAAGCAAAATATGCAATGTATAGTGCGGAATGCAGCAAGAGTAGGGTAGTTTTTGGAGTGAAAGGTTTGCTATA is a window of Paenibacillus sp. FSL H3-0469 DNA encoding:
- a CDS encoding DHA2 family efflux MFS transporter permease subunit; the protein is MSNKTASQEVPSISKGPILFVMILGAFLATLNQTIMSVATPELMHDFNITAATAQWLTTGYMLVNGVLIPITAYLMQRFTTRELFQTSMFIFFTGTLVSALAGSFPVLLTGRMIQAAGAGIIMPLLTQVILTLFPREKRGAAMGMVGLAIIFAPAIGPTLAGYIMERYSWEMMFYGMLPLTVIVIVCGFIYLKNVAERSFPKIDITSVILSTIGFGTLLYGFSRAASAGWSSAEVLLSLAAGAISLGLFIWKQLTSGSPLLDLRAFQYNMFSLTTVISVAVTIVMYADMMLLPLYLQNARGFTAMESGLLLLPGAVIMGALMPVTGKLFDRFGAKWLAIIGLTITILTTLSFVNLTDSTSYGYLMLMSTGRRIGMALLLMPIQTLGLNQLPSRLNSHGTAISNTVRQVAGAVGTSLLVTVMTSRTATHFQDIMSSGGTAGETQQHMIMEASIQGINDSYLVIVGIGIIGLFLSFFIKQVGQAKEPALKQPAVVAEEI
- a CDS encoding TetR/AcrR family transcriptional regulator C-terminal domain-containing protein, with amino-acid sequence MTNPAQRTDPRVLRTRQFLKEALIELMEEMSIEKITVNRLAQRAQINRVTFYLHYRDIPDMLEKMADDMAEEVLEVVRADTDFTEAAQEEKWPMLEHLLVHIAENAKFYKIVLTSRKSTIFTDRLFKLMADIISARVESRVTAHEASEPTVQKDIAVWYGSAALIGTIIAWLREDMPYTPQYLAKQITSLRAN
- a CDS encoding metallophosphoesterase codes for the protein MRRKAGPARKRVLRAKRQAVPGVKRRIKAQTVEFAVFGDSHVGYGNSLSIFKSLLPKAVSNGNKRFIIFGGDNTQAGADHGNNANAYYKDFKDTVTATLGSIPYKASIGNWEASTRSLFTQYLGAVAGQMNFPGTQGKVRYVWLDCALGQFTPASLNLLRNLDDRYFYIIDFHWPLRVQGITVDSSHVLSAAETSKFFTAIPAKAREKVLAIFTHHGHKFYRKLNNIYPGYTRTKFFVTGCSGDYKCKPGGNMGYYNATLTSSGSGYKVEAFIAH
- a CDS encoding SDR family NAD(P)-dependent oxidoreductase, translated to MNILITGAGRGLGLELAAAALERGHAVIAGVRDLTRGQAALADLAAVHGDKLTLVTLDVTDEAGIAALAASLTEQARTLGVIINNAAVLNATDTALEALDMEEMQRAMDINLYGPMRVVKHLLPLLTDPDASIINISSEAGSITNAYPGSYPYTISKTALNMFTQKLHVTLKDRGIHVLSVHPGWMPTDMGGAKAPLHPRTSAEGILDLIGQRAEPSGHFRFVDYTGKDMEI
- a CDS encoding sugar efflux transporter encodes the protein MLKRTYALLLIPTYPIFLLCMLFQGMAISISAPFLAVYFTEELGVSAGTFGIFTAVTLLSGVALSMFIAKRSDAGLNRRRLMVICMMFNAVAFAGYIFIHDFYALLAYMTIFTALGAPAMPQLFASAREAVNASSSPDHALANSALRSMFSLGFISGPLVGAALLSRFGFQGIFSTTTLIFLINALLVFSFVRPSAAKQQPERRVQPHAGRQRSARVLVPFLILTLLYTGHWANNLNISLFIVNTLGGTTQNVASVASICALMEIPFMLVLGLLSAKYDSKVLLGWGMAMGGIYYALVIGVGELWQLIAGQVLLAFFVAVISAIGISYIQDLLPDLPGYASTLYTNATTIGRLAGSLAGGAAAQWLGYRHSYLLCVVLVVCSLGLLLWPRRSPDEKITAPLAS
- a CDS encoding glycoside hydrolase family 3 C-terminal domain-containing protein, whose protein sequence is MDAAAYPFRQIELPLDERVQDLLSRLTLAEKVSLMPQYQAAIERLGVGGYKHGTEGAHGISWLGKATSFPQPSGLACTWNPALLQEIGSAIGDEARAFYRKNPTINGLTLWAPTVDMERDPRWGRTEEAYGEDPELTGRLSTALVQGIQGDHPVYLKAVATLKHFLGNNNEIDRGVASSSIDPRNMREYYLEAFKPAFKEGGAQSMMTAYNSVNGVPVILHPAVMEIVKGEWEMDGFIVSDAGDLFGIVKDHKYYESFAQSMAESIKNGIDSVTEETEETIKVIHDAIREGLLTEADLDRALANTFRIRFRLGEFDPEEGNPYTKIDDSAILSKAHGELSLEAAKESIVLLKNDNAALPLNAAALSKVAVIGPLGDEAFRDWYSGTLPYAVTPLQGIIKKLTGKQVTFESGDDRIILTSAASGQAVGFTGEDGRLAVLHDLPERGELFRHTAWGWTAHTLESASRGQYVTLTDAGTLTASADEIYGWYVKESLNLVEEGEGGVSLRTWNDQPVAVSAGDGTLRVSEGEPSSEARIFHKQLVVNGVEAAVEAARAAEVAVVFVGNHPLLNGKEEIDRPDIVLPAEQENLVKAVYAANPNTVVVIVGSYPISSTWIDEHIPAVLYTSHSGQELGHAVADVLFGDYSPSGKLNMTWYRSVSQLPEFMDYDIIKGKRTYMYFDGEPLYPFGHGLSYAQVNYNKLSLAAEEVQQDGNISLTVELENSGSVDGDEVVQLYVQCLSTRIKRPLKQLKRFVKIRLAAGQKQTVTFTLPAAELSFWDVSREQYCVEDGEYRVMAGRSSGDIRLSATIRVHGETVPPRELYSQVKAENYDDYDSVFLDECKAGGAAVHPVKDGAWIAFHNVRFAEGATGIEMLVSSALGGVVEVRTGSPSGKLAATLAVASGGVQQWHSHSAIADIDAGTTDVYLVLRGEVLLSRIQFMV
- a CDS encoding AraC family transcriptional regulator, which gives rise to MLDSDLLYEQGYSIRINTPADPLFYYFDYDQRSHDINMEFQHDHDFYEIHILLDSSATHIIEGNVHALQQYDIVLLAPYRLHMTQYPAGPPHKRLIINFNLPRNMPGFETAYNAMLQPFSEEVPIYRFTGGPRSAVFEPLNAIFNCSRSASPLNPVLIHSLFQQFLCSLSQQNDKNAYVLEEIGNAMMQKIYSITAHIHSHYGSELSLDTISKEFYISPYYLSHQFRTVTGFTLTEYIQMTRVRKAQQLLLHTRHKISDIAGQCGFNSFSQFNRIFNKQSGMSPSAFRKAQGLSGGASSLSSY